Proteins co-encoded in one Epinephelus moara isolate mb chromosome 11, YSFRI_EMoa_1.0, whole genome shotgun sequence genomic window:
- the LOC126397492 gene encoding histone H2B 1/2-like, with translation MPETTVKAPKKGSKKAVSKSVSKTGKKKRRTRRESYAIYVYKVLKQVHPDTGISSKAMGIMNSFVSDIFERIAGEASRLAHYNKRSTITSREIQTAVRLLLPGELAKHAVSEGTKAVTKYTSSK, from the coding sequence ATGCCTGAAACCACCGTCAAAGCGCCCAAGAAGGGCTCGAAGAAAGCCGTGTCTAAGAGCGTTAGTAAGACCggcaaaaaaaagaggaggaccAGGAGGGAGAGTTACGCCATCTACGTGTACAAGGTGCTGAAGCAGGTCCATCCCGACACCGGCATCTCGTCCAAGGCTATGGGCATCATGAACTCGTTTGTGAGCGACATCTTTGAGCGCATCGCCGGTGAGGCCTCCCGTCTGGCTCACTACAACAAGCGCTCCACCATCACTTCCAGGGAGATCCAGACCGCCGTCCGCCTGCTGCTGCCCGGTGAGCTGGCCAAGCACGCCGTGTCTGAGGGCACCAAGGCCGTCACCAAATACACCAGCTCCAAGTAA